CAAAGCCGCAATCCTGAAAAAGCGACGGCAACGGATACGGCGTCACACCTATGCCTACGTGGCCGATGCCATCATTGCAGACGCGACAACCGACCAGCCCTTCCGGCACCGGCTGATTTTCGACTGGTGGAACCGTGTGGTGGACCCGCTGGAAGCCGAGAAATTTGACGTCGAGCGGCTACGCTATTTCCGCTCGCGATTGAAAGAGCATCGCAATTCCGCCGCCCACAATGCCGCCGTTCGGCAGGGTAAGGAGAGCGGGGCGACCCTTCGAAGGCTGAATACTGCAAATCTCGCATACGTTCAGCATCAGGTGCAGCGCCTATCGGATCGCAGTCTAAACTACGCGGCGGCGGAGCGAGCCGTGGCCGAGAGCGACCGCGCCTTTGAACACCTAGCGTTGGGGCTGGTGGCGCTTCCTGAGCTTCGCACCCGACAGTTCGGCCGTCTGGAGCGGATAGCCTTTACGTGCTCTTGCGATCCACGTTTCCCCGCGCTTGCGGAACGCCTTCGGTCTGACCCGGCTGGCATTCTCCCCGATATCGCCCCGAGGTGGATCGAAAGACGGCTCACAGAAATCACCGATCCCGTCGATCCGATCTGGCTGTTTGGCGATGACTACATCGAGACAAAACGTCGGGAAGGTCTTATACGGAAGTTAGAAGAAGAATATATGAATGAAATCTGATAGTTATTATGGATGCACTATGAGGACACCCCAAGCCCTCGAAAGGAGCTACCCATGAACTACGAAACCTTCTTCTGCACCGCCCTTCCGGCCGCCAAGCAAGCCACGCGCCACGTCTTTGAAGGCCTGAAAGGCGACAAGACGATGCGGTCGCGAGGGCCGCTCGCAGAGGATCATGTCATTCTGTTGGGGATGGCCGTTCGCTGGCTGGATGCTTGCGACGAAATCCTCACCCGAGAGTCATCTCCCAGCCCCGCTCAGCTTTTGCAGGTCGGGAAGACGATGGTCGATGCGAACAAGATTTTGTTTGATGCCGTGGCGTGGTACGCCAACGCGGACAAGCTGAGCAACGCCGCGTGCTCTTGGGTCTAGCGAGCAATTCGCTGCCCGGAGGCTCTGCCCATTCCTTCGCGGGACCTCCTTCCATCTCCTTCTTCACCGTCTCCGCCCACTTGTCTACCTATCCCGCATGTCGTCGCCCTCCCGCGACGTGCGGTCCCCGTTGGCCGCAGCCGACAATTACCTCCCACTATAGAGAACCCCGAGCCGCCTTATCGCCTCTGCCGGTTCACCCACGGGCCTCCTTCCGTCTCCACCAGACCCGCGTTCTTTCTGTTGCGGTAAAGGCGTTTCAGCGCGTTTCGGCGGGTGGCCGGTAGGTTGCCCTCCGGGGCCAGCGATGACGCTCAGTGTGCGTGTGGAAAGCCGGGATAATTAACGCCACATACTGAGAAGAGCGTGACTCTGGGATCGCAGGCAATTATCCGCCCATACTGTACATACGAACAAAATCTTTCGAGCAACCGACGCGGCTTGGATTGCAGGAAAGACAAGAACGTTGCTTTGCCGAAGACAAAATCCGCTGGCGAAGAAAAAATCTAACCCGCCCTTGAATTCACATTTGCCTAACATTATTCGCGTGTGCGCGTCTTTAAGTTACCTATAGTTATATAAGGTTTCTTTCTAGGTTTAAGAAGAAGTATTCCACCTAAGATAACCTTCAGCTTCTCCCGGTCTCCTCGGGTAAACCTTCCATCTCCTCCTTCATCGTCTCCATCCCCTTGTCTTTTTATCCCGCATGTCTTCGCCCTCCCGCGACGTGCGGTCCAAGGATGCTGCCTTGTAGATCGCTTACGCCTCCCGGCGGTGTGCTTTGCTTGATCTCGGCGGCATCCTTGGTGTTCTTCCTAATCCCGCATCCTCCATCGCCGCCAGACCCACGCCCTTTCTGTTGCGGTAGGAGCGATTTAGCGCGTTCGTCGTCTTCCGTGACCGATGACACCCGAGAGTCCCTCGCGGCTCTCCACGGCTGACATTTCCAGCCGCTCCATCCACCGCCACCTCATCACCCCATCCGCCCCGGCTTCACCACCGGGCGTCTCAGCGCGTCCTCAAGATGCGCACTTTCTCCGGGCAACCGCCCGTCCACTGGCAAAGGTATCCAGATTTGAACACCGCCACCACCATCACCATTGAACTCTTCGGCTCCTTCGGCGCTCGCCACGTTGAAGGCGGCACCAGCGTTGATCGCGCCAAGTGCACCCGCAAGGACACAGCGAAAAGCCCGATACCGGTTCTCTGCCGACTTCTGCTCAAACAGGGTCATGACCCGCAGGAGCGCGTCCATGTCATCCGCAAGGCGTTGGACCGGGAAGGCTTCATCCCAGTCTTCCGTCGCGACCGCACTCTGGCGGCATGGGCCGGGACCGATATGGTCGAAAGCGATACGCGCTCCCTCCACCCCGTCCGATACCGTGCATTTCCTGACTCCGTAGGCGTCAAGGACGCGCAAGACGGGGGCGAGGTAGGCAAGGGTAGCTCCGAACCCAAACGCCTCTCCACGGCTTCCACCGCAACACTGGGAGTCGCCGCATGACTCTGGCCTCCGCTTACCTCATCCGCGAACTCCAGCCGGACGACCTCGACTACATCGCCGCCAATCTCCGCGCCGCCGACGCGAGGGAACTCCGGGCGGCTTCCGGCCACTCGAACTACCGCGACCGCCTCACCATGGCTGTTGCCGAGTCCTCAGAGGTCCGCATCGTGGAGCACGACGGGCGACCTATACTTGTCTTCGGCTTCGCGCCGCTGGACGAGACCACGGCAGGAGTATGGGCCGTGGGAACCTCTACGGTCTCCCGGTTCCGCGCTCCGCTGGTGCGAGAGACCCGCAATGTCATCCGCCGATGGTTCGAGGAGCATTCCAAGCTGCGATACCTCGTCAACTTCACCCATGCCAGCAACCGCCTCTATCTTCGCTGGCTCCGGTCAATCGGTGCGACGGTATTCCCAAGGAAACCCATAGGATTTCAGGGGGAACTCTTCCGCCCGTTCGTGATCGAAAGGAGCGCAGCGTGTGCGACCCCGGTATGATCCTTGGGCTTGCCTCCGGTGCCGCCTCCGCCATTGGTGAGGCCCAAGCCGCCGATGCCAACATGGACCAATCCATTCGGCAAGCGAAGCTGGAGCACGCTACCCAAGAGCAGGAGCGGTTGATCCAGGTCGATGGCGCAAACAAGGAAGGCTATCAGGCTCAGCTTGAGGGCGACCGCGCCGCATCGGCCGTCCGCGCCATGGGCGAGGGAATGGGCGGGGCCACGGCGGGACAACAGGTTGCCGAGCAACGCCGCCAGACTGCCTTGTCCATAGAGAACGCGAAGGACCGGAAGTCAGCCGCCAATGCAAACTATGCAATGGCCGGGAAGCATTCCCAGATCAACGCTCAGAACGATATCAACCGCCAAGCCATCAGCCCCATGACTTCGTTCTTCAACATCGCCTCGTCCGGTGCTTCTGGCTACGGCACGTTGGGCGACTTCCCGTCCGGTAAATCCGCCACGACACCGGCAGGGCGCTTCAAGTGATCTCTCAGGAGGGTGGGCCTTCGGGCCTACCCCTTTTTGTCACTGCCAACTACGAGTATTAGTTTGCCCGAATTCAAAGCAAACTCGGACTGGCGAAGCGCCGTTACGTGGCGGTGCAGAGGCTAATGCCCTTCTTCACGAACATTTCCCATTTCGGCCCCAAGGTCTCCTTCGCGGAAATCGCCTGAGACGCGCCGGGTTCTCCTTCGCGGAACATGCGGATGGCGTAAGACTGATCGTAGGAGCCGGTAACGATTGTCGGTCCCGGCTGGTAAACCGTCGTTGCGTTGTAAGTTCCGTAGCCGCCGTACACGTTCGCAGTGCCGTAGGTGTTGTAGTGGCCGGGAAGCTGCGTGACGCTGACGCTATCCGATGCACCAGCGCCTGTTATGATGTAGCGATCATAACCAGCTTTGATGGTCTCGATAGCGGCTTGCTTCTCGGCCACCCGAGCGGCCCCGATGCTTCCACACATGGGTTCCGCGCTGGTCTTGATAATAGCGGTGTTCTGCGACGTCCTGACGGCGGTCGAGCTTGTGCAACCCGATATGGCGATACCGCCGAGCAGGACGACTACAGCAATCTTCTTCAACTTCTGCCCCCTAGATATTCTCCTTTCGGCACAATGCATAATTGAAGAGCGGAGACAAGCGGTGGTTTTAGGTTGCTAACACCGCAAGGTCCCGTAGTTCCCCGTCAGCGCCCTCTGGCCGCGTTGTCGGTGACTTCATACGTCACCGCGCCGGGAGGCATCGCGCGTTCCGCCCGTTCGTTGGCGTTCTCGATGCTGTATGCCTTGAGGGTCTCCGCGAGGATGAAGCGGTTCCCGGTGCCGTAATAGGCGACCGTGAAGAACCCGAGGCGATCCCCGGCGCGTCTTGTTCTGTCTCTCCTCGCCATCGTCACGCCGCCGCGTTCCGGCTGACTTCGCGGTTTGCCATGATCATCATGACAGCCGCCGCCCGGATATGCTGAGGACCGACAGCGATTGCCGCTTGGTCTTCGACAATCTGGAAGTCGGCAATGCTTCTCTTGTCGCGGCTCTTATGCACCTCGTCCCATGCTGCCTCGCAAGCCTCCCAGTAGCCGGTTGCCATAATCGTTCCGGTGCGAAGCGCTGCTCCGCATTCCGTGTAGTAGACAACGCCGAAGGTGCGCGGTGCGGGTCTTGTCTTTGCCATGGTCCCGAAATCTCCTCTGAGTGAACCGCGAGTGTCGCGGCGGGACCTCCTATTGCTCACATCAAAGCGCCGAATAAAAGCACTAAATTTGGAGATATTCTCAGGAATATCAAAGGCTTCGTTATCGAAGATAATGGCGAAACGGCTCTGCCATGGATATCCGGGCGGTGTCCGCGAGAGAACCCGGAGGTCTCTTCGGTTGCGGAGGAAATGAAAAAGTTCGCGTGGCGAGCGCCGGTCGGGGGGGGGGCACCTCAGATGAACTTAATCAACAGAGGCAACATCAAGAGAAATGCGAGAACACTGGACGCAATCGCGGCGGCAATCCCGGCGGCTTTTTCTGCTTTCGTTTTGTGCATGGCTGCTCCCCATTTTTTGCATTCCAAGCTTCAGGCCTATGCAAGCCGCGTATGGATGCGGAGTCAATACCGATGATCCCTATATCCTCGATAGGAACCTTGAAGGGGTGCTGGGGATGAGAAAACACCCAAACGCCGCAGCGGTCGGATTGCCGAGAACATGGGTGAGTTGAATCAGTAGGCCTATACGGACGGACGCAACACCTGCGAAAATGGCCGATGCGGTGAACCCGTTGCCACCCGCCATCTTGGCAAATGACAAAAAAGACCCCCGGCTTGGCTCTTCCGGGGGCCTTGAGTTCTTCTTGAGGAGGGACAAGATGCTGCCATCATTCTGCACGGGGACGTATACAGAGCGAGACAAGTGGGAGAGTAAATAAAGAAAACGCTAATGTAAATAGGGGTAGCAAAATGCAACCCGTTCAGTCGGCTCCGGCTGACGAAAGGGGGCTAGTCAAACTGCCCGGCTTCCGTTGCCATTCCGCACCCCAAAACGCCTCTCCACCGTCGATGCGTCGTCAGGAAATCGTCTTGCAAAAGCAAAGCCCCCGCAGATTGCTCCACGGGGGCGAACAGTGGCTGACGATGTTCTGTATCAGATACGCCCGACAGGCGTCCCTGGCACCTTATTCATTGATGGTGTATTCGCCGAGTTCGCAGAGGTTCTGGGTGTCGGTTGTCGTGTCGAGTTCATCGCCTTGGAACTCGAACTTCATATCGTATTTACAGACATCACGCCCATCCTTGATGGTAATTTCCATCGACTCACCCGGATTGAGAACCTGATTACCAAAAACATCTTCCTCCCAGCTTTCGACGCCAACAGGCGAGGTGTGGAAGTTATTCAGGACGGAGCCTGTGCCGTTCTTCAGCGTGAAGACGAGGTCTTCAGCGTGCGCTGCTCCAGTTGCAAGAGTGAACGCAATCGCAAGAACGGCATATTTCATATTCTTCATATTAAACAACCCCATAAGCCCACAATCAGGCGGTGGGATTAGAGCGTCTCGAACCTTAACGTAATGTGAACGGATGGCCGGGGTGATCGGAGTCGAGAAGACTGAGTGCGGTCGCCTGTAAGCGAGGCGTGGTTCGGAAGAGACACATGTCAGGCATGGGTCTCTTCTCCGGCATTTCAAGCCGCGAACCTGTGAGATTGCACATGAACGACAACAAACCTGTTTCTCTTTTCCGGTTCAATAAGCAGCAGATCAGGGTGGTTGAGATCGATAGCGACCCCTGGTTCGTCACGACTGACGTCTGTCGGTGCTTGGATATGAGCGTCTTGAAGGGAACCCACAGATACCTCGGGGCACTGCATTCTGATGAGAAACGAGTGGTGACGAATCGAGACTACCGCGATCTGTTTGCGGTAGGCGGGAGAGTGGCTCCAACCTACACCCTCATCTCCGAGAGCGGCCTCTACAAGCTCATCATGCGCTCTGATAAGCCCGAGGCGAAAGCCTTCCAGAACTGGGTGACCCGCGAAGTCCTCCCCTCGATCCGCAAGAACGGCGGGTACATCAAGGATCAGGAGAAGGTCGCGACCGGTGAGATGTCCGGCGAGGAGCTTGCCCTGCGCGGCTACGAAGCTCTCATGAAGATTTACGAGGACATGAAGGTGAGGGCGGAGAGGGCGGGACTGAAGGTTTCCCCGAGGGAACCCCGCGACCTTTTTCCGAAAAATCTGTTTCGGCTTACATGTATATAGCCCAAGCCTAAATCCCCCCGTACCGGGGTGGGGCGCATATAGTGGCCCCTATACCCGACCCCCCGGCACACCTTGGCGGCATACCTCTGGAGCAGGGGTGCTTGCTGTTGCGGTGGGGGACACTGGAGGGCCTTGGGGTCTCCGGGCGGTAGGGGTGCCAGAAAGAGTGCGGCCACTTTGAATGCCTCCTAGCACAACAGAGGACAGGCTGGTAGGTGAGTAGAACCGGACTGATAGGCGCTATTCCAGATTGCGAGGATGACATGTCTGCTCAATTACATTCGCTTACGTTGCCGGGTCCAATGCTGCGGCGCGGCTTCTGGCTTTACGTTTGGGTTGTCGAGACCCCCAAGGGGCAAATGCATTATGTTGGACGAACCGGCGACAACTCCAGCCCCCACGCAACCGCTCCATACACCCGCATGGGGCAGCATCTCGGGTTTGCCTCAAACCAGAATGCGCTACGGCGGCACTTGCGCGAGCAGCAGATCGAGCCGGAAGAATGCGTCTCTTTCGACCTTGTGGCCTTTGGACCCCTTTACGGTGAGGTCGAAAAACAAGATGGCCTCACCAGAGATGACCTCATGGCAAAGCATACGCCGATACGGAATGCCGTTGGGGCGCTGGAGAAAGCACTAGCAGAGGGTCTTGCTGCGGCTGGATACCACGTCCTGAATACGGTGAAGTGGAAGCATCCGCACGAAGTTGACGGCTGGAATGCGGTTCGTGCCGCGTTTTCCGAGAGGTTCCCCGGTCTCGCATAGCGCTTTCATTTAGGTATATCTCAGGCGAAGTGATGAAAGTCCCGGCAAATCGCACTTCGATAAATGGTATTGACAATGTAAAGCGAAGCAGTAATATCGAAGCTACCCAAAGCGAATTATGGAGCTTCACGCCATGTTTATCCGCGCCTACCTTCGCGCCTCCACTAAAGAGCAAGATGCTACCCGTGCCAAGGTAGACCTCCAGCGCTTCGTTGATGAGCGCGGCCTTCCGATTGCTGCTTCCTATGTCGAGAACGAGAGCGGCGCATCCCTCCAGC
This DNA window, taken from Shinella zoogloeoides, encodes the following:
- a CDS encoding virion core protein, T7 gp14 family, whose translation is MCDPGMILGLASGAASAIGEAQAADANMDQSIRQAKLEHATQEQERLIQVDGANKEGYQAQLEGDRAASAVRAMGEGMGGATAGQQVAEQRRQTALSIENAKDRKSAANANYAMAGKHSQINAQNDINRQAISPMTSFFNIASSGASGYGTLGDFPSGKSATTPAGRFK
- a CDS encoding DUF3992 domain-containing protein; this encodes MKYAVLAIAFTLATGAAHAEDLVFTLKNGTGSVLNNFHTSPVGVESWEEDVFGNQVLNPGESMEITIKDGRDVCKYDMKFEFQGDELDTTTDTQNLCELGEYTINE
- a CDS encoding BRO-N domain-containing protein → MNDNKPVSLFRFNKQQIRVVEIDSDPWFVTTDVCRCLDMSVLKGTHRYLGALHSDEKRVVTNRDYRDLFAVGGRVAPTYTLISESGLYKLIMRSDKPEAKAFQNWVTREVLPSIRKNGGYIKDQEKVATGEMSGEELALRGYEALMKIYEDMKVRAERAGLKVSPREPRDLFPKNLFRLTCI